CGCGGCCTCGGCCCTGGCCGTCGGGTTCCTGCTGCACCAGCGCGGCCGGCAGGACCGTGAGCCGCTCGTTCCCTTCGCGCTCTTCAAGGACCGCAACTTCACCGTGATGACCGTGCTGGTCGGCCTCGTCTCGATCGCCATGCTGGGGCTGGTGCTGCCCTTCAACCTCTACCTCCAGTCCGTCCTGCACATGAGCGCGATGAAGGCGGGCCTGGTGCTGGCCCCCTCCTCCCTGGTGTCGATGGCCCTCGGCCCGTTCGCCGGGCGCATGTCCGACCGGATCGGCGGCAAGTACCTGCTGATCACCGGACTGACCCTGTACGCGTCCGGCATCCTCGCCATCGCTCTGATCGCGGGCCCCGCGACCTCCTGGTACGCCTTCGTCCCCGCCACCCTGCTCACCGGGCTCGGCGTCGGATGCATCGTCACCCCGATGTCCACCGAGGCCATGCGCAACGTACCGCCCCGGCTCGCCGGTGCCGCCTCCGGCGTCAACAACACCGTCCGCCAGATCGGTTCGGTCATCGGTGCCGCCGCAGTCGGCGCCCTCGTCCAGGGACAGCTCTCCGCCGGGCTCTCGGCCGGACAGAGCCACTCCGCCGCCTTCCTCGCCACACTGCACAGCGCGGTGGCCCTGCCCATCGCGGTCCTGGTGGCCGGTCTGCTCGCCTGCCTCCTGATCCGCAACCACACCAAGCCCCGCACACCCGCCACCGTCACCGCCCCGGCCACGCCCACCGTCGCCATGCCCACCGTCGCCACTCCGGCCGAAGTCGGCCCCCGCACCGGCCCGGCCGTCGGCACCGCGGCGGCAACAGCCGGGCCGACCGACCGGAAAACGCTCTGAACGCTCTGGAGGCCCTGGGCGTCCCGGACACCCTGGGCACCCTGGGCGCCCTGAACACTTTGGACGCTTTGAACGCTTTAGACAGGCTTTAGAGCGACCGCCGATCCTGCGCGCAGCGAAGCACCCCCTACTGCCAAGCCGAAGCACTGAGGACTTCCGAACAATCCGCACCTGCGCCGAAGGAGACGGCAGTCATGGAGAATCCCAACGTCATTCTCACCGGTGGCCCTACCTTCCTCATCCACGAGAAGGACCGCGTGCGCTACGTCGCGGACAGGAACTCCAAGGTGAAAGTACTTTCGGGCAACCGGTACGAGCACTTCGAACCGACCGACGAGACCGTCGTCGCGGCCGACCAGGAACTCCAGGTGTTCGCCTGGAGCGGCTGCACCTACGTCGCCGAGTAGACCGACGGAAAACGACCCACGACCAACGACCCCCGAGGCAGTGGCCCGGCACCACGCCGGACCGCTGCCTTTTCCGTGCTTGCTCCCCCGCGCCTCCACCTCCACCTCCGCTTCACCCCCGTTGCAGGAACGGCCCCGCTTCAAGCCCCGGAAAGATCCGTCACCGCGTCTCGCGCAGCTTGAGGATGTACGTCGCGGTGAGCGCGACGGCACGGTCCTCGTCGTGCGACAGGTCCACGAGCGCACCTGCCGTCAGCTCCCCCGGGATGTCCGCGAGCGCCTGGGTCAGCCGACGGCGGGCGGACGATCCCATGGCGTCCTGGGCAAGACGGTCAAGACGGTCAAGACGGTCGAGGCGGTCGAGGCGGTCGAGGAGCGCGGTGGCGATCCGGTCCGCCGCCGCGGGGTCACCCGCCAGCCCGCTCAGCACATCGGCCGCGTCGACGTCGTTCCGCTCCTCGACGATCATGTCGATGAGCGTCGGGACCACGTCGGCCGCGCCACGCGCCCCGAGCGCCAGGGCCGCGTACCCGCGGACCACGGCGTCGGAGTTCGTGAGGGCGTCGCGCAGCAGCGGGGTCGTCCCGGCCTCAGGGAGTTCGGCGAGGGACTGGACGGCACGCTTCCGCACCTCGGCCGAGGGCGAGTCGAGGCCCTCCGCCAGCAGCGCCGCCCCCTCCTCGCCCGATTGCGCCAGCGCCCAGCGGAGGGCTCCGGCGACGTTCGGGTCCGACTCGTCGAGCACGGCCTCGACCAGTGCTTCCACCGGTACGGGCACCTCCTCGGCTGCGGACAGGGCCGCGCGCTGCCGCGCCCCCGCGCTCTTCGACCCCAGCGCCTGGAGGAGGGCGACGGTCTGGAGGACGTCCTCCCAGGCGGCGGGTTCCGCGGCGTCGATCCGGCGGAGTCGCGTGAGCAGTTCCGCCTCCGCCGCGAGGCGGTCCCGCGTCTGCCGGATGAGGTTGTCGACCAGTTCCGCGGGGGTGAATCCGGGGTCGTCGAGCGCGCGCCCGACCTCGCGCAGCGACAAGCCCAACGACCTCAGGCTCTCGATGTGGAAGATCCGCCGGATGTCCTCGCCGGAGTACTCCCGGTAGTTGGAGTCGGTGCGACCCGTCGGCCGCACCAGGCCGAGCGCTTCGTAATGCCTGAGCATGCGGGCGCTGACCCCGGCCCGGCGTGCGACCTCACCGATCAGCACGGCCTACCGCTCCTCCTCCCGGTCGCTCCCGCCGAGGGCCACGACGCGCTTCGCCTCCTCGATCGCGAACTCGAATCCGGCATCCGGGTCGCGCCACAGCCGTTCCGTGGCGATCGCGTGCGTGCGCACGCGGGGATCGGGATCCGTGGTCGCCGAGCCCAGGCTCGGCAGCATCGCCTCTCCGAGCGCGATCAGCGCCCGGCTGAGGCTCAGCTGCGTCTCGCGTTCGCCACGCCCGAGCTGCGTCGCCAACATTACGGCCAACTCGCGCTCCTCACCTTCGGGTACGAGCACGACCGCCGCCCGCCAGGCGCTCCGGGCCACCTCGTCGTCGGCGTCGGCCAGCAGTGCCGGCGTGATCACCGGCCACGCCTGCCGGTCCCCGATCTTGGACAGCGTGTGCAACGCCTGGCTCCGGGCCTGCGCACCCCCCGCCCGGACTTCGTCGAGGAGCACCGGGACCGTCATCGACACCGCGTGACGGGTGAGAGCCCATGTCAGCATCTCGCGTACGTAGAACTCGGGCTCGATCGCGCATCGCTCGACGAGCTTGCCGATGAACCCCGGGTCCGGGTGCGTGCCGACCGCCAACGCCGCCTGCAGCCGGGTCGACGAGCTGTCGTTCTCCAGTCCCCGGAGCGCTCGCATCGTGTTCGTGTCCTCTTTCGGCATGATCATCGGGACCACCTCCTCGGCCACAGTGAAGACCTTGTCAACGTGTCAAGGTCAAGCCGAACCGGCCCGGAAGAAGGCCCTGCACGGGACGGAATGGAAGAACAACACAGGACGAAGCGGGCGGACGGCACGAGATGGGGGCGGGTTCACAGCTCCGGGAGGGTGCGGTGGACACGGACGACCGTGCGGGCCCGCGCGGAGCCGACCGCGACGGCGGCGGCATGACCGGGGCCCACCGGGAGGTCGGTGACACACCAGCCGGGGAGGTCACCCCGGACGTCGTCCGCCGCGATGTCACGGCCGAAACCCGTGCCCAACCCCTTGAGATACGCCTCCTTGCGGGCCCACAGCCTGGCAAAGGCCGCCGGACGCTCCTTCGGGGGCACGGCCAGGACCTCCGCGGACTCCGCCGGATGCAGCATCCTCCCGAGCCGCTCCGCCGCCTCGGGCTCGGGGACGGGCTCCACGTCCACACCCACCGGCACCGGCGCGACGCCGATCAGAACCAGGGACCTGCCGTAGGACAGCGAGAACTCCGCCGCCGCGGAGGTGAGCACGGGACGCCCGTGCGCCTCGTCGCAGCAGGGACAGGGATCACGGGCGAACCGGAGGGCGTCGGGGGCCGTACCGGTACGCGTGGAGAGGATCGTACGGAGCGCCGTACGGGCGAAGCCGTAGCGCACGCGGTCCTCGTCCCGGGCGAAAGCGGCCATGCGCCGCCGCTCCTCCTCGTCCAGCACCGACGCATCGATCCCGGAGAGCGGCCCGGCCGCCGCGACCGGCACCCGCAGCACCCATACCTGTGCCCGCACCTCGTCCGGAACACCCAGAACATCCGGAACGTCCGGAACGTCCGGCCCATTCGAATCGCGCTGCCCATCCGAATCGTGTGGGCCATCCAACCCACCCGCCCCACCCGGACCGTCCGCCCCACCCGGACCGGTGTCCGTTCCCGAAGCCGTCGTCGTCCCCATCGAAGATCCGCGATCCCCCTCGACCCCGGCCCGACAACTTTCACTCAACCAGAGCACGTTCGCCGCGCCGGCACCCCCACGAAGAATCGTCACCGGCTTGACAGGTGACGAATGGAGTGCGAGCCTCGTACCCACGAGCAGACGGCACAATCCGCCACTCATATGGAGCGGAGGTTGACTGTGAACACCGACAGCGCGACGACGACGGACCAGGCCGCGGCAGCCCGGCACGAGAGGTTCGGCAAGCTGCCCGGGCGCATCTCCTACGAGGACATGGTCGAGGTGAGGGCCGCCTCCCCGGAGAAGTCCGTGAAGGACACGTACGACCCGGAGAGCTCGTGGATGTCCTTCTCCTGCTGGGCCGCAGACCTCGGCCTGTAGCCCCGCCCCGAAGGCGTCGGCCCTCCGTCCCGGCACGGGCGGCCGATCACCGCGTTGCTTCAGTCCGAGTCAGTCCGAGTCAGTCCGAGTTGGCCCACAGCAGCACCTCGGGACCGTCCGGTGTGATCACCGGTACCCAGGCCTCGTCGGCGTCGCGGAACCGGCTCCCGTCCAGCCTCAGGGTGTGCAGCTCCTCCATGTGGCCGTCGGACGCCCAGTACAGGGATGCTCTCGACGATCCCGCGCAGCCTCGCACGCTCGTCATCCGGCCACGAGTAGTTCCACGTACCGGCACCGGCGAACTCCTCCTGGGGTGAGACCGGAATACGAGCGATACGTGCCACGCTCCAGCGGCCAAGTAGGTCACATGCGCGAACCGGTGCCCGTAGGCGGTGGCGCGGACGTCCACCAACTCGAAGATACGACGACGCGGGCACTGAGGTTGTTTCATAGGTGGTCCCCGTTTCAACACCGGGCGCCGAAGGCATCGCCGCAGGCCGGTTCGTTTCACCGGTCGGTTCCTTCTCCTTGGCCGGTGAAACGTACTCCTGAAACGATCCCGGCGTGATCACCGACCCGTACCGGCTCGTCGAGTCGCACGCCTGCCCGATGTCCACCTGTCAGGCCCCGGCGGGCTCGCCCTGCCGCACCACCTCCGGCAAGGTCGCGCTCAAGTACCACACCGCCCGCTTCCAGCTCGTCCCCGCGCTCCGGTCCGAACTGCACGTCGCCACCCCGGCCGTACGCCATCCCGGCTCCGCCTGGACGGCCCTGCCGGTCCAGAAGCTCGCGGCGCCGGCCGTCCCGATGGAGGTCCGGCTCGCGTACGCCCGCGTCTCCAGCCGGACGCAGGAGATCCAGTCCCAGGTCGACGCCCTCGAAGCCTCCGGCGTGCACCGGCTGTTCCAGGAACAGATCAGCACCCGGGTCAGGGAACGCCCCGAGATGAAGGCCGCCCTGGCGGCGGCCCGCGAGTACCGCTCGCTGGGCGCGAAGGTCACCCTCGTGGTGCACGAGATGAAGCGCCTGGGCCGCGGCGCCCTGGAGCTGCTGAAGGTCGCCGAAGAACTGCGGGACGCTGAGATCGAGCTGGAGTTCCTCACTGGCCCCCTGGTGGGCAAGCACGATCCGGCTGGCCACGGGGCCGCCCTGTTCGCCTTCTTCGCCGCCATGGCGGAGTCCGAGCGCGACTACATCCGCGACAAGACCCTCGAAGGCCAGGAGACCGCCCGTACGAAGGGCAAGTCGATCGGCGGGGTCAAGGTCTCCGACGAGGACATGCTCGCCCCCGCCCTGCGCCTGCGCCACGACGAATGCCTCTCCCTGCGCGAGATCGCCTCCCGCCTCGTCATCCGCACCGGCAAGAAGCGCGGCCAGCACCCCGCCCCGGCCACCGTCATGCGCATGCTGCGCGAGCACGACGAGCAGACAGCCACGGTCCCTCTGGAATCCACGGCCTGACCTGCGACTCAGTCCTTTGCGTTTTTTTCGGCGGGAACTACTGGGACCCCAAGATGACGAGCCGGTGGACCCTGGACGGCATCATGGACACGACCGTCAGGGCTGGTGTGAGGCTCCCCCCGACCTGGGGTGACCCGATGTTTCATGTGCATTGGATGCGCAGCCCGGTGCGCTGGGTGTGCTTTCGGCACATGAACAGGTACAGGGTTCCGACGTCACCCCAGTCCGCGTCGGTGAGTTCGCTGGGCCGGATCTGCAGCAGCAGTTCCATCGGCCGTGTGCATTGCGTGCAGACCGGTGTCTTGTCCCCGCCGTTCACCCAGTACGGGTATCCGCCGATTGCCACCCCGGCATTGCGCATGTGCGGCCGTGGGGCGCGTTCCTGTGTCAGACGGAGTGCGGCACGGTCGACGACATCCCAGTTCGCCCACGCTTCCCGGGAACCGCTCTCGCCCGGTACCAGGTCCCAGAGCTCACGGCAGTGCAGGTGCATTCCCGCCCCGTCGGGCAGTGACTTCGCCAGGCGCGGCACCGCGTGGCGTTCCACGAAGGCGGGCCCGTCGCCCTGCACGAGAACCTTGGGGCGCCGCAGCCCAGTGTAGGAACGCACGAGCCACCTGCCCTTTTCGCGATCCTGGCCCCACGGATGGCACACCCAGCAGTAGAAGAACGTGAAGAACACGATGGGAAGCTTGTCGTGAAGACCGTCGCGGGAGTAGTCGACCTGCGCGACGAACGTGAGATCGCCGGCACAGCCGTCACACAGGGGCCAGGTCTCGCCCTCCTCCACCGTCGGGAACCCACCGAACCGCGTGGCGACGGACTCCCGCGTCATGGGCTGCACGGGAACGGACGGAGGTTCGGCGTGCCGTCGGCGGCGACCACGCGCGCGTGTCCCGGGCGGGCGCTGGGCCGGCTCCAGTACGGTGCGCGTCCGCATCAGAGGCCGCAGCAACCGCAGGACCTGTTGTTCCTGAAGTACGGGCATGCGCACGCATCGTAGACAACGGACCAGCGGCCGTACAACTGTTCGCCTCAGTGGCCTGGCATGTCCGCATCGGAACAGGTATTAAGGGGCGTCACAACACGCTGACATCGATCATGCACAAGGGCGGAAATCGGCTCCCCCAGTCACTGCGAAACGCCATCCGCAGAGACGGACAGCCGTCGGCCGATCGCGGCTTCACACCGGTGCGGCAGGAAACAGCGCTCCGGGAGCCAGGTCCAACCTGGTGGCGACGATGCCCTCGGGCGGGGTCAGGTCCAAGTGCCAGTCGCCGAAGCGGCGTATCGTGCGGGTGATCAGCGGGCTGACGGTGGCCAGGTCGTCGGGGTCCACAAGATGGCCCTCGGCGGCGAGGGCGTTGGCGGCGTCGGTGATGTCCAGCGCGGTGGAGTAGATCGCGCAGTTGGCGATCAGCTCGTTGAACTTCACGACTCGCTCCTGGTAGTCCGGGTCGTTGTGCCCGATCAGCCGTCCGCCGATCATCAGATGCGCGGCGAAGCCGTGGAACGCCTCCGTGCGGTTGGTAATCGCGGTGATCTGGTCGCGCAGCTCGGGCTCGGACAGGTATCGAAGGAGCGTCACGGTCCTGACAACCCTGCCCAATTCGCGCAGCGCCTTGTAGATCCGGTTGCGCTTGGAGTGGTTGCCCAGACGGCGCAGCAGTGTCACCGAGGACAGCCGGCCCTCCCGGATCGAGATCCCGGTGCGCAGCAGGTCCTTCCAGTGGCGTTCGATGAGGGCCCAGTCGATGACGTTGTCGTCGAAGAGGGAGTCGATGTGCTTGTATCGCGTTTTGGCATGAGGTCGGTAGAAGTTCAGGTCGTGCCAGTTGCGTATGCGGGGAAGGAGGTCGAATCCGAGGAGGGCGGCCAGGCCGAACACCGGAAGCGAAGCCCCTTGCGTGTCGGCGTGGATCGTGTCGGGCTGGATGTCGGAGACGTTGGACAGCAGCGAGTCCAGCAGATACACCGCCTCCCATACCCCGCACGGGATGAAGTGGGAGAACAGTGCGATGTAGTTGTCGGACACCAGCCGGAACGCAAGGGCCCCGAACCCGCCGTACCTGACGTGGGACTCGGCCCGCAGGCTGTCTTCCCAGGTGTCGATCTGTGAGCCGTCGGTGGCCGCGGTCGACCCATCGCCCCACACTGCGGCGACATCCAGTTTCGCGAAGGCGTTGACCACGTCCGCCGACGCCTTGTAGATCTTGTCGGGGGTGGCGTGCTTGTTTCCGGCCGTGTAGATCTCGTGGGCGCTGACCCCGCGCATGTGCCGGGCGACCTCGGTCGGCCCGAGGTTCCCGCCGTAGGCGAACGCGGTCACCACGTACCGGCCCAAAGTGTCGCGGATCTTCGGATCGGAACCGGAGGCCGGGCCGAAATGCCGCGGCCAGCCGGTCAGGTGGGCAGTGCGGGCCAGAATGTCCAGCAGCGCGCGGTCGGGCACCCGGTCCAGCACTGCGGCCTCCAGCGCGATCGCTGCCGGCCGCCGATCGGCGCCCTTGCGCCGCGCCAGCACCGGCCGTCCGCCCTCCAGCCGCAGGTCGGTGTTGGCCGGGTAGCCTGCATCGACCTCCGTGGCTGTCTTCGTCAGCAGCATCCGGTAGTGCACTGCCAGCGCCTTCGCGTCGGTCGGAATGCCGGCCTGGGTGCAGAACTCTGCGACCTTGTCCTCGCACTCCTCCCAGCTCATCAACTGGGAGTGCAGGTTCGCGTAGGAGTCCGAGCCGACCACCGCGATGTCCCCGGACCGCAGCTCGGCGGCCAGATAGGAGAACACGCACACCTCAAGGTGCCTGCGGGCCAGCATCCCCGGACGCCGCCGGTCGCGCAGCGTGCGCCTCCACAAAGACCCTGCGAAGGCGTCGACCTCTACCGTCACCACCACGTCCCTGCCGTCGCGCTTGACAGTGACGCTCTCCTCGATCCACTCCGCGCGCCGGTCCCGGTTGGCCTTGACGAACTCCAGCGCGTCCAGCACCGACCGCTCCGCGGACGTCGACTCCAGCTCGATCGCGTCCACCAGCGTGAACAGCACCGGCCGGTGAGACTTGTAGTACTGCTCGCACAGCGGCAGGTAGTTGTTGCCATGGTGCGCGGCCACCGCCTCGTGCGACGCGCTCAGCGCCGCGATGCCTCCGCCAGCCGTCAGCGCCGCCAAGACCATCTCTCCAGTCCGCGCCGCCGCGGACCTCCCCTCTTCGGCCGCGGCTCCACCCGTACTGTCGAGGATGCCGCTGCCGGTCGCATCGGTCGTCGCGGTGCCGGTGTCGTTCTCGGCGCAGGGAGCGCTCGCCATGTCGGCTGGTTCGGCAGCCTCGCGCACTGCGGCCAGGACATCACCGAACACCTCCAGCAGCCGCTCGGACTCGGCGCGGTGTTCCTCGCGCAGCGCCTCCAGCCGGGCCCGGCCCTTCTTGTGGATGACCGCCATACGCTTGCAGAACATCTCGGTCACCTCGTCCCGAGCGGAGGTCCGCAGCACGTGGATGAAGCTGGCCAGCAGTGTGAACCGCTTCTCCTCGCCGACCTTGGCGAGGTCCGCGACATCGGTGACCCGCGCCTCGCCGGCGAAGTGCGAAATCTTGCCCGGCGGGACCCCTTGCAGCCATACCTCGGTCGGCCCGAGCGCGTCCAGGTCAGCAAGGTGCGCCAGACGGACCTTGAACTTGCCGATCGTCGCGGCCTTCGCCGGGTCCTTCAGCCGGTCGAACCGGCTGCGCCGACTGGACGGGTCGACCACCAGCAGCTCGGCCAGCCTCGCGCGCTGCCCCGCAGTGATCCGGCCGGCGACCGTGGCGAACACGTCCCGATTCACCTCGGCGCGGATCCTGGCCACCATCCGGTCCAGCGTGGTATAACCGGGCAACTCCCGACCAGACCCCAGCACCTCCTCCAACGCCACGTTGATCAGATCGGCCGGGTTGTCCTTCGTGACCGCTGCCACCCGGATTGCCGTCTCGGCGACGCCGCGCACATCCGCCGCGTCGTACTTCACCCCCAGCCGCCCGCGCACGTAGTCGCGATACCGCGCAGCCGACCGCACCGCCTCCGCCCCGACCGCCACCCTGTTCGGCAGTCCCAGCGCGGTGCGGATGTGACCGGCCACCACATCGGGAACCTCATCCAGGCCGGGGAAACAGCGCATCCGCTGATAGCACTTCAGCCATATCACCAGCGCAAGGAAGGCCTGGTCAGAGGTCGTCTTTCCCCGCGCCCAGCCGGCCTCGTCCGCTGTGGGCGTGAACGACTCGACCAGTTCCCGCGCCGTGACGGTCCTGCGGAACCTCGGGTAGGCAGTGCGGTCGATCGAAGTCAACACACACCTCGAAGATCACAGGGGGCCAGAACGACGGAATCCTAACGATCCCCGTGAAGACGCCCCGCGCTGGCCTCTACCAGCGGCGGAACAAAACCGTGGCACGTTTCGCTCGCATTCCGTCCCCACCCCCTCCTCGAACAGCCGGCGCAGCGCGTCCAGCGCGTCGGGGCCGAACACCGG
The nucleotide sequence above comes from Streptomyces sp. ML-6. Encoded proteins:
- a CDS encoding DUF1963 domain-containing protein, with the protein product MTRESVATRFGGFPTVEEGETWPLCDGCAGDLTFVAQVDYSRDGLHDKLPIVFFTFFYCWVCHPWGQDREKGRWLVRSYTGLRRPKVLVQGDGPAFVERHAVPRLAKSLPDGAGMHLHCRELWDLVPGESGSREAWANWDVVDRAALRLTQERAPRPHMRNAGVAIGGYPYWVNGGDKTPVCTQCTRPMELLLQIRPSELTDADWGDVGTLYLFMCRKHTQRTGLRIQCT
- a CDS encoding HEAT repeat domain-containing protein, with protein sequence MIMPKEDTNTMRALRGLENDSSSTRLQAALAVGTHPDPGFIGKLVERCAIEPEFYVREMLTWALTRHAVSMTVPVLLDEVRAGGAQARSQALHTLSKIGDRQAWPVITPALLADADDEVARSAWRAAVVLVPEGEERELAVMLATQLGRGERETQLSLSRALIALGEAMLPSLGSATTDPDPRVRTHAIATERLWRDPDAGFEFAIEEAKRVVALGGSDREEER
- a CDS encoding recombinase family protein; the encoded protein is MITDPYRLVESHACPMSTCQAPAGSPCRTTSGKVALKYHTARFQLVPALRSELHVATPAVRHPGSAWTALPVQKLAAPAVPMEVRLAYARVSSRTQEIQSQVDALEASGVHRLFQEQISTRVRERPEMKAALAAAREYRSLGAKVTLVVHEMKRLGRGALELLKVAEELRDAEIELEFLTGPLVGKHDPAGHGAALFAFFAAMAESERDYIRDKTLEGQETARTKGKSIGGVKVSDEDMLAPALRLRHDECLSLREIASRLVIRTGKKRGQHPAPATVMRMLREHDEQTATVPLESTA
- a CDS encoding DUF6210 family protein, with amino-acid sequence MIEKAAAVSSRRFVTLDQDGTADGWLHVVVEASTGVFYQQQYGGHLCRQGQTEGFPVPVFGPDALDALRRLFEEGVGTECERNVPRFCSAAGRGQRGASSRGSLGFRRSGPL
- a CDS encoding MerR family transcriptional regulator; the encoded protein is MLIGEVARRAGVSARMLRHYEALGLVRPTGRTDSNYREYSGEDIRRIFHIESLRSLGLSLREVGRALDDPGFTPAELVDNLIRQTRDRLAAEAELLTRLRRIDAAEPAAWEDVLQTVALLQALGSKSAGARQRAALSAAEEVPVPVEALVEAVLDESDPNVAGALRWALAQSGEEGAALLAEGLDSPSAEVRKRAVQSLAELPEAGTTPLLRDALTNSDAVVRGYAALALGARGAADVVPTLIDMIVEERNDVDAADVLSGLAGDPAAADRIATALLDRLDRLDRLDRLDRLAQDAMGSSARRRLTQALADIPGELTAGALVDLSHDEDRAVALTATYILKLRETR
- a CDS encoding Tn3 family transposase; translated protein: MTSIDRTAYPRFRRTVTARELVESFTPTADEAGWARGKTTSDQAFLALVIWLKCYQRMRCFPGLDEVPDVVAGHIRTALGLPNRVAVGAEAVRSAARYRDYVRGRLGVKYDAADVRGVAETAIRVAAVTKDNPADLINVALEEVLGSGRELPGYTTLDRMVARIRAEVNRDVFATVAGRITAGQRARLAELLVVDPSSRRSRFDRLKDPAKAATIGKFKVRLAHLADLDALGPTEVWLQGVPPGKISHFAGEARVTDVADLAKVGEEKRFTLLASFIHVLRTSARDEVTEMFCKRMAVIHKKGRARLEALREEHRAESERLLEVFGDVLAAVREAAEPADMASAPCAENDTGTATTDATGSGILDSTGGAAAEEGRSAAARTGEMVLAALTAGGGIAALSASHEAVAAHHGNNYLPLCEQYYKSHRPVLFTLVDAIELESTSAERSVLDALEFVKANRDRRAEWIEESVTVKRDGRDVVVTVEVDAFAGSLWRRTLRDRRRPGMLARRHLEVCVFSYLAAELRSGDIAVVGSDSYANLHSQLMSWEECEDKVAEFCTQAGIPTDAKALAVHYRMLLTKTATEVDAGYPANTDLRLEGGRPVLARRKGADRRPAAIALEAAVLDRVPDRALLDILARTAHLTGWPRHFGPASGSDPKIRDTLGRYVVTAFAYGGNLGPTEVARHMRGVSAHEIYTAGNKHATPDKIYKASADVVNAFAKLDVAAVWGDGSTAATDGSQIDTWEDSLRAESHVRYGGFGALAFRLVSDNYIALFSHFIPCGVWEAVYLLDSLLSNVSDIQPDTIHADTQGASLPVFGLAALLGFDLLPRIRNWHDLNFYRPHAKTRYKHIDSLFDDNVIDWALIERHWKDLLRTGISIREGRLSSVTLLRRLGNHSKRNRIYKALRELGRVVRTVTLLRYLSEPELRDQITAITNRTEAFHGFAAHLMIGGRLIGHNDPDYQERVVKFNELIANCAIYSTALDITDAANALAAEGHLVDPDDLATVSPLITRTIRRFGDWHLDLTPPEGIVATRLDLAPGALFPAAPV
- a CDS encoding DHA2 family efflux MFS transporter permease subunit, coding for MKETVVLKWRGNPWAVLVTLSLGFFMTLLDLTIVNIAIPDMINGLGASLDQTLWVVSAYALALSVLLITASRLGDMRGPRNLFAAGLVVFTLASIACGFAPNAAALIAARGVQGLGAALLVPQTMTLIVSVFPASRRGSALGIWGTVAGLATLSGPTLGGMLVSAVGWRWIFLVNVPIGIAALVLTFLIIPDIRPARTHRFDLMGVLLATATLFCLAFGLQEGERYHWGPGIWALLAAASALAVGFLLHQRGRQDREPLVPFALFKDRNFTVMTVLVGLVSIAMLGLVLPFNLYLQSVLHMSAMKAGLVLAPSSLVSMALGPFAGRMSDRIGGKYLLITGLTLYASGILAIALIAGPATSWYAFVPATLLTGLGVGCIVTPMSTEAMRNVPPRLAGAASGVNNTVRQIGSVIGAAAVGALVQGQLSAGLSAGQSHSAAFLATLHSAVALPIAVLVAGLLACLLIRNHTKPRTPATVTAPATPTVAMPTVATPAEVGPRTGPAVGTAAATAGPTDRKTL
- a CDS encoding DUF6210 family protein, producing MTSVRGCAGSSRASLYWASDGHMEELHTLRLDGSRFRDADEAWVPVITPDGPEVLLWANSD
- a CDS encoding DUF5988 family protein, whose translation is MENPNVILTGGPTFLIHEKDRVRYVADRNSKVKVLSGNRYEHFEPTDETVVAADQELQVFAWSGCTYVAE
- a CDS encoding 4'-phosphopantetheinyl transferase superfamily protein, translating into MRAQVWVLRVPVAAAGPLSGIDASVLDEEERRRMAAFARDEDRVRYGFARTALRTILSTRTGTAPDALRFARDPCPCCDEAHGRPVLTSAAAEFSLSYGRSLVLIGVAPVPVGVDVEPVPEPEAAERLGRMLHPAESAEVLAVPPKERPAAFARLWARKEAYLKGLGTGFGRDIAADDVRGDLPGWCVTDLPVGPGHAAAVAVGSARARTVVRVHRTLPEL